The nucleotide sequence GAAATTTTGGCGTATTGCGGACGGGAACAATAATCAGGAGTGGAGTTGACGCAAACCTCGCCAGCCGGCGGAACACATTCAGCGTCCCCAACACAAGTTTTGGCGCAAAAACCTTCTCCGCCGGTGGATTGGCAGATATTGTCCGGACAATCGGCATCCGACTGACACGCGCCGCGGCTATATTTACAGATATTATTTTCGCAAATATTTATGGGACAATCGGCGTCAGTTAAACATTCTCCGCCGCTATAAACGCAGGAATCAAAACTATCGCAGACATCGCCCACGCCGTTAGCGTTGTAATCCGACTGGGCGGGATTATAAAACCCGGGGCAATTGTCGCAAACCAATCCTGATTTTTCGTATAAACCTGATTTAACCGCCAGTCCTTCCGCCGCGCCGTCCTGATCCCAATCGGCCCGCGCGCAATCATGGGAAGGGTCGTAAGTTTTGGCCGGGTCGCAAATGTAAAAAAATTGTTTATTGGAATCCACCCAATCTAAATCGCTGTCCTGTAGGGAAATAAAAACTTCGTGGCGGCCTTCGCTTAAACCAGTCAAAATAACTCCTTGGCTGGAACTGCAAACCGCAGGATTAGCGCCCACGCAAGTCGCTTCCCCTTTTACTTCATTATCAATCGTCACTTCCGCCGCCGAAGCAAAACTATCCCCGTCACCGGTTCTGAAGCTGGCGTTTTTAACCAACAAGTGTTCACCGGTTGAATAAAAAGGCGAGATAAACGCCGGCGGAATCGGACTTTGAGGGTCTAAATACGCTTGTATCTCTTCCAAAGGTTTATCCAGACCGAGATTGGCAATCAAAGACGGCTGGACTTCTATTTTAATATTTTTGGTAAATGTTTCGCTCACATTGCCAGCGCCGTCTTTGGCTTTAACGCTTAAAACATAATTGGAATTATCAACGGTAAAAATGGCGGGCGATTGCTCCACGCAAAAATTACTGACGGTTTCGGTATTTTCGGAGCCATTGAAATTAAAAACGCAATCACAAATTCCCGATTCGTCGTTAGAAGGCACGGCACGAAAGAACGACTGACTGCCATAGGCCACTTTCACTTTGTCTCCGCCAATAATTTCTCCGCTGTATTCCAAACGGGTGATTACCGGCGCCGCGCTTTCCCAAAGACGGCTGGAAATAATTGTGTCAATCGTATCCGAGCTTTCATCAATTTTGGCCGCGTCAACTAAAATATTGTAATCTCTTTCCTCCTGCGGAATGGCGGGAGTATCGCAGGCCACGGTGATATTAAAACCGTTTAGAGTTATTTCCGGATTGGAGCTAACGGCAAACCCGTTATCGCCGGAAGAAACTAAAATAAATTGGTTCAACTCATTGCCGGAAATTATTTCGCAGGTGGAAGCCAAATAGGGATAATATAAATCAGGGTCGGTAAGGTCGCCGGCCAAAATTTGAACGGCCGAGTATTGGCCCGTCCCCTTGATATGTATTTCGTGCTGCGCACCTGCGTACAAATCCGTCATCTGCTCGGCGATAGTGATGGTGTCATCTAGATTATTATCAAACGAAACCGTAATCGGCGGAGCGGAAGCAAGACACTCCACTCTTTGCCAATCGGCCAAAGCGCAGGCCTCGCCCGTCTGGCAATCAAAGTCAATGCAATCTATATAATTATCTAAATCGTTGTCTTTGGAATCAACACACAATGCCGGCGTCTTTTCTTCCGCGCCACCCGAAGAGAACGGACAAAGTTTTGCGTTGGCCGTATCGCCGACCTGGCCATCGCAATCGTCATCCGCGCAATCGACGTTTCCGTCCAAATCATTGTCCTTGCCGTCGGCGCAAGAAGCCCAAGTTATATTCTCTTTATCCGGACAGGGGCCGCAGTTGCCAAAGTTTTGTTTGCAATCCAAATCATTACAATCAGCGGCGCTATCTCCATCATCATTATTGCTGTTAGCACAAAATTGGTAAAAGGTTTCGCTCGGCTCATCCTGAATAAACTCATACTGCCGACAAATCTCGCCTGGGCAGGGGTCGGAAATGGCCAGCGCTCGGGAAACAAAAAAACCGCCCAAAATAAAAACAAAAGCGGTGATAAAAAACATTACCAGTTTTCTATGGTTTTCTCGCATGGGAATCTTGATTTTCTAAAGATATTATAACATAAAAACAATAAAACATTAAAATAAAAACTCCTTACGCAATTACCCCG is from Patescibacteria group bacterium and encodes:
- a CDS encoding thrombospondin type 3 repeat-containing protein; translation: MRENHRKLVMFFITAFVFILGGFFVSRALAISDPCPGEICRQYEFIQDEPSETFYQFCANSNNDDGDSAADCNDLDCKQNFGNCGPCPDKENITWASCADGKDNDLDGNVDCADDDCDGQVGDTANAKLCPFSSGGAEEKTPALCVDSKDNDLDNYIDCIDFDCQTGEACALADWQRVECLASAPPITVSFDNNLDDTITIAEQMTDLYAGAQHEIHIKGTGQYSAVQILAGDLTDPDLYYPYLASTCEIISGNELNQFILVSSGDNGFAVSSNPEITLNGFNITVACDTPAIPQEERDYNILVDAAKIDESSDTIDTIISSRLWESAAPVITRLEYSGEIIGGDKVKVAYGSQSFFRAVPSNDESGICDCVFNFNGSENTETVSNFCVEQSPAIFTVDNSNYVLSVKAKDGAGNVSETFTKNIKIEVQPSLIANLGLDKPLEEIQAYLDPQSPIPPAFISPFYSTGEHLLVKNASFRTGDGDSFASAAEVTIDNEVKGEATCVGANPAVCSSSQGVILTGLSEGRHEVFISLQDSDLDWVDSNKQFFYICDPAKTYDPSHDCARADWDQDGAAEGLAVKSGLYEKSGLVCDNCPGFYNPAQSDYNANGVGDVCDSFDSCVYSGGECLTDADCPINICENNICKYSRGACQSDADCPDNICQSTGGEGFCAKTCVGDAECVPPAGEVCVNSTPDYCSRPQYAKISCSGDGDCAAGEICVDNCPDIENPDQRDTDRDGQGDACDTDDDNDGIPDPLDNCPLVYNPNQEDANGNGVGDVCEDDTDGDCVLDDGNGSGWPGDGLCLGEEAGTCAGKGCDDNCLLVPNPAQEDADNNGVGDICECDFDGDDICDNPAVQCNGCSGGPDNCPLVPNPDQADANGNGVGDACENDFDGDTIFDNADNCPYVPNFNQADLDNNGVGDACDPIRPEGFYEPTPPPEGLPGRSLYQNQFVIRLSIAGAPAGTVISCKVKNSNDNYIAMGDKTLSQITVFDIIELPSYILGTNESGVTDSSGKPWVIEECSINMTAGGVNRNFILKNDNNFLKPIYVHKNSWFGLESEEYDTYRAQDCYKGFLNRFYLNQSAICGFTGDALFAKTLSPQADNVETFCHDGDDNDGDGFIDCDDSDCRGLAYFCPCKINDDCPLGYSCNLEKRGICCGAAGCIYKR